From a region of the Petrotoga miotherma DSM 10691 genome:
- a CDS encoding sugar ABC transporter substrate-binding protein, producing MKKGLILTLVLLVGVLSLFSQTLTVWSSEKQVDFMKRIGQEFTRDTGINVDVQMVTFGDIKSKFLTAAQAGEGPDIIVGAHDWVGELALNGLLEPIPKSAIELDKFAPSGIQAFTYEGKLYGLPYAIEAVGLFYNRDYVSDEEVPTSIDELKALAKEFTTDETVGFSVTANDFYHVYGFFSGYGAYVFGYNPQTGYDITDLGLNNEGAIKAGYLLKSFFDEGIMPQGMNYNIMDSMFMDGLAAMIINGPWAVKAYLDAGIDFGVVPLTSIEVEPGKSMKPFVGVQGLMINSRSENKAFAMEFIINYLATAEGIYQFYIADPRLPARNDVSQIIEEQGGPVPADIVAAFTESAAGGEPMPNIPAMQSVWQPMNDALNNIINGTQTPEDALNDAVSKIKVAL from the coding sequence ATGAAAAAAGGCTTAATTTTAACTTTGGTATTGTTGGTAGGAGTACTTTCACTATTTTCACAAACGTTAACCGTGTGGTCTTCTGAAAAACAAGTTGACTTCATGAAAAGAATCGGTCAGGAGTTTACCAGGGATACAGGCATAAACGTTGATGTCCAAATGGTTACTTTCGGCGATATCAAGTCAAAATTCTTAACCGCAGCACAGGCAGGAGAAGGCCCAGATATAATAGTTGGAGCTCACGATTGGGTTGGAGAATTAGCATTAAATGGATTACTTGAACCTATTCCAAAATCTGCCATTGAACTTGACAAATTTGCTCCATCAGGAATTCAAGCGTTCACCTATGAAGGCAAGTTGTATGGATTGCCCTACGCCATTGAAGCAGTTGGATTATTCTATAACCGTGATTATGTAAGCGATGAAGAAGTTCCAACAAGTATAGACGAGCTAAAGGCCTTAGCAAAAGAGTTTACCACGGATGAAACGGTTGGATTTTCTGTTACTGCAAATGATTTTTATCATGTTTATGGTTTCTTTAGCGGATACGGTGCATATGTGTTTGGATACAATCCTCAAACTGGTTACGATATAACCGATCTTGGATTGAACAATGAAGGAGCCATAAAGGCCGGATATCTTTTGAAGAGTTTCTTCGACGAAGGTATAATGCCACAAGGTATGAACTACAATATTATGGATTCCATGTTCATGGACGGTTTGGCTGCTATGATAATAAACGGTCCATGGGCCGTAAAAGCTTATTTGGATGCAGGTATAGACTTCGGAGTAGTCCCATTAACAAGCATAGAAGTTGAGCCAGGTAAATCAATGAAACCTTTTGTTGGTGTACAAGGTTTGATGATCAATTCTAGATCAGAAAATAAGGCGTTCGCGATGGAGTTCATTATTAATTACTTAGCAACAGCTGAAGGAATATATCAATTCTATATCGCTGATCCAAGATTGCCGGCAAGGAATGATGTTTCTCAGATAATCGAGGAACAAGGCGGTCCAGTTCCTGCTGACATAGTTGCTGCCTTCACAGAAAGTGCAGCAGGTGGAGAACCAATGCCTAACATACCCGCAATGCAATCGGTTTGGCAACCTATGAATGATGCTCTAAACAACATTATAAACGGAACACAAACACCAGAAGATGCTCTAAACGATGCCGTATCGAAGATAAAAGTTGCTTTGTAA